The window CGCGCGGTGGCGGCGCCGGCCGGGACGCCCGCCGGCGCGTCTCCGTCGTCGTGGACGATCCGGAGGGGTGTCCCCGGTTCACGGCGACCGTGATCGACGACGTGCAGGTCGGGGTGTCCCCGGCGTGGATGCGGCGGCGCCTCGACGCGGCGGGGGTGCGCCCGATCAACAACGTGGTCGACATCACGAACTACGTGATGCTGGAGATGGGCCAGCCGATGCACGCGTTCGACCTGGCGCGCATCAGCGGCGGCCGGCTCACGGTGCGGCGGGCGCGGCCCGGGGAAGCGCTCGTCACGCTCGATGGGACGCCCCGGGCGCTCGACGAGCAGGCGCTCGTCGTGGCCGACGACACGCACCCGGTCTCGCTGGCCGGCATCATCGGCGGCCAGGACACCGAGATCGCCGCGGCGACGGCGACGGTGCTGCTCGAGGCGGCGTACTGGGATCCGCCGACGATCGGCCGGACGAGCCGGCGGCTCGGGGTCCGCACCGAGGCATCGGCCCGGTTCGAACGCGGCGCCGACCCCGCGGGGCCGGGCCTCGCGCAGCGCCGCGCCGGCCTGCTGCTGGCGGAGGTGGCCCGAGGCCGCGCCGCGCCCGGCATGATCGACGTGTTCGCGCGCCGGCGGCCGCGCGCGCCGATCCGGTTCCGGCCGTCCCGGGCCACGACCGTGCTCGGTATCGAGGTGCCGCGTGCCGAGATGATCCGCACGCTGCGGGCCCTCGGATGCGAGGTGACGCCCGGCGCGGCGGTCCTCACGGTTCGGCTGCCGACCTACCGGCCCGACCTCGCGGGCGAGGAGGACCTGATCGAAGAAGTGATCCGGATCCACGGGTACGATCGCGTCCCGCTCACGCTGCCGCGGGGCGTCACCGCGCCCGGGACGGTGTCGGCGCCGGTGGCCGCCGAGCGTCGCGTGCGCGGCGCGCTGATTCGCGCCGGGCTCACCGAAGCGCTCACGCTCACGCTGGTGCCGGCCGGGTCCGCCGCCCCGCCCGACGGCGACCAGGTGCGTCTCTTGAACCCGCTGACCGCCGAGCACGCGGCGCTGCGGACGTCGTTGCTGCCGGGCCTGCTGCGCGTGCTCGCCCTCAACGCGTCGCGGCGGCAGCACGACGTGCACTGCTTCGAGGTCGGGCGCGTGTGGCGCCGCTCGAACGGCGGACGGCCGGAGGAGCGCCGCGCCGCGGGCATCGCGGTGATGGGCCGCTGGCGGTGGGGCTGGAACGTGGCCGCCGACGGCGTCCTCGCCGACCTCTACCATCT is drawn from bacterium and contains these coding sequences:
- the pheT gene encoding phenylalanine--tRNA ligase subunit beta, with product RGGGAGRDARRRVSVVVDDPEGCPRFTATVIDDVQVGVSPAWMRRRLDAAGVRPINNVVDITNYVMLEMGQPMHAFDLARISGGRLTVRRARPGEALVTLDGTPRALDEQALVVADDTHPVSLAGIIGGQDTEIAAATATVLLEAAYWDPPTIGRTSRRLGVRTEASARFERGADPAGPGLAQRRAGLLLAEVARGRAAPGMIDVFARRRPRAPIRFRPSRATTVLGIEVPRAEMIRTLRALGCEVTPGAAVLTVRLPTYRPDLAGEEDLIEEVIRIHGYDRVPLTLPRGVTAPGTVSAPVAAERRVRGALIRAGLTEALTLTLVPAGSAAPPDGDQVRLLNPLTAEHAALRTSLLPGLLRVLALNASRRQHDVHCFEVGRVWRRSNGGRPEERRAAGIAVMGRWRWGWNVAADGVLADLYHLRAMLDALLEELGVAGYGVAAGTPAAFQWNGAAWWHPGRFGELSLDGHVLARFGELHPEVVERERLPHRACLAEVDLEMVLAAAGSIRTYRGLPRYPEVERDLAVVLPEAFAASAIERLIRETAGPLLEAVELFDVYAGPPVPPGHRNLGYRLRFRAPDRTLTAPEAEEIMARIRTALENQAGGRLRA